The genomic interval TTCTACTGATCTGAGTCTGTAGTCATCTCTGCTACAACCCGTGCATCAGAACGGTTATTCGGTTCGTTGTTCCAGTTTCTGTATGGAAGACGAGATTTCATTTGATGGAGTGACACTGACTGGTGTTTCGAACGACGAAAACGGAGATGTGGGTGCAGAGACGGTCTTTCACTTCGAACAGACTGGTGAGCGACTCTATGCACAGTATGCTGGCGGCGAGATCGTCGATGGGCATCTGGTTGGAACGTTCGATGGAACCCACTGGGACATCAGATACACGCAGATAAACACAGCACATGAAACGGCGACTGGTCACTCTGTTGGTGTTGTTGAACGCCTCGAGGACGGGCGGATTCGAGTCGAAGACGAGTGGGAGTGGGAATCAAAACCAGGTACCGGCGAATCAGTCCATGAAGAGGTTGTGGAGTAGACTGCTTTTCTTTCACCTCGGTTGAGCACAACCCGTTTTGGCGGAGAGGTTGCATTCACATCGCAAGAAAACGCTAATTGGTGCTTACGATCTTGATTACGTCACCCTCCTCGAGTTCGTACTCTTCGCTGACCTCTCGATTCGATTTCGCGTTGACGGCGTGGAGATAGCCGTCGCCGATATCGGAGTGGACGGCGTAGGCGAGGTCGACAGGCGTCGAGCCATCGGGTAAGAGGAAGGCGTCGGGCAAGATATTCCCGCTGCCGTCGGACCATTTCGCGGCGTCTTCGACGGGGTAGGCCGTGATGTGCTCGAGTAAGTCGTAGACGGCGTAGTTGAGCGCGCCCTGAACGCCGGTGCCGTCCCAGTTGGTCATCGTTTCACGAAGCTCCTCGAGTGCGTCGCGCTGGGCGTCGTTAACGCCGTCACCGATCTCGAGGGCGTCGTCGCCGGGGTCGTAATCGACGAGACCGTTGTCGGCGGCACGGCGAAGTGCAAGTTCGCCCTCTGCGGTCGTCGGGATGACAGGCTTGTCGAGTTCGAGCAGTGTCTCGACGTTTTCCTCGGGGGCAACGTCGATTTTGTTCGCGGCGACGACGATGGGTTTGGTACGCTCGCGAACAAGGCGGGCGAGTTCCTCGCGGTGGCTGTCTTCCCACTGGATCGGGTCCGCTGGATAGTCGAGTTCGCGGAGGACGATTGCGATCTGGCGGGGCGAGGCCCCAAAGCCTGAGAGCATGTCCGCGAGCACGTCATCGATATCGAAATCGGGTGAGCGGGACTTTCGTTCGACGGACTCCCAGTTGCGGTCGACGATGCCAGCTAACCAGAGGTCCATCTCCTCTTCGACGAAGTCGATGTCCTCGAGCGGGTCGTGTTCGCCAATATCGACGGGTTCGCCCTTCTCGTTGGTGCCGCCGGAGGCGTCGATCACGTTGACGATTACGTCGGCGTTGGTGAGTTCGTCGAGGAACTGATTGCCCAGGCCTTTCCCCTCGTGTGCGCCGGGAACGAGTCCGGCGACGTCGATCAGTTCGATTGGGACGTAGCGTTTGCCGTCCTCGCAGTCATCGGCGTTACAACGCTCGTCGCGCTCGAGGCAGGGACACTCGGTTCGGACGTAGCTGACGCCACGGTTGGCGTCGATCGTCGTAAACGGATAGTTCGCGACGTCGACGTCGGCCATGGTCGCCGCGGTGTAGAACGTGGACTTGCCGGCGTTTGGTTTTCCGGCAAGCGCAATCGAGAGCATGCGTCATCGTAGCATCGTGGGTTCAAACTGTCTTTCGATTGTGCGTCCCGGCCTGTCGAACGCGCGTCCACAACAGATGGCCGTTGACCCACTTGATTGCAGACACAGTCCAACCTGATACGCACCCTTCCATCGTTGCTCTCCGGAGACTCCGTTATTCGACCTGTGGGACAGTCAGGCTGGGTGAACAGAGCGCTCGTCGTCGGATTCGGTTCGGTTTTAAAACTCGTATACGTGCAGCCGTCCACACTTGCTTCGAGCGTCCCTCCGATCGAATGCGCGGGTGCTCCTGAGTGGCGAACTGGTATTTGGGACTGATCCGCGCGTCGCATGATCGGAATAGATGTGGTGGGTGCTGGCGTCGCGCTCGCACTTGCAGTAGGAATCGGATTGATTGCTCACGAGTGGTCTCATGCACTCGTCCTTCGATTTGCAGGGATTGCCTTTTCGATCAACTATCTACCAAATCGTACCAGCGGCCCGCTTGGACTCCTCGCGAGTTGCCCATGGGCAGTCGTGGAACCGCAGCCAACGGCCCGTGATCCAGCCTGGGTCCTTCGCGTTGCCGCACTCATGCCCCTCGCGCTTGCCGTCCCCGTCCTCGCAGTTGGGATCACCGGCCACCTACCAGGTGAAATGCCGATACTCACAGCAGCCGCAATCGGCTGGCTTGCCTGCGCAATTCCAAGCCCACAGGACTTCTCCGTTGCCTTCCACGCAGAACAACTGCTCGAGGAAACAACGGACACAACGGATACAACCGACACGACAGCGGTGGTATCGTGTTCCCGCGCTGACTGACGGTCGCCGGGTATCACCGTGTTTGGTGTCGTTTGTATGCCGCGTGCAGGTTCTCCTCGAGAGCGAGAGTTTCCGGACAAAAGTATGGCAGGCCACAGATCTCTTGAGCCCACCAGGGGATCTGTCAGCAGTGTCGACTACACAGCCACGAGTAGCCGTTGCTGATCGAGCACGAGTGATCCACCGGTCACAGGATGTCTGTTGCCGATGCGTCAGGGTCGGCGGTGTGCCGACATGCATATTATAATACGTTCAGTAATAAAGCTATCTGTTAGTGCGAATTCGACCTAATATAGAGACATGGTGGACAAATTCTCATCGATGTTGTGATGTGAG from Natronolimnobius sp. AArcel1 carries:
- a CDS encoding redox-regulated ATPase YchF, with protein sequence MLSIALAGKPNAGKSTFYTAATMADVDVANYPFTTIDANRGVSYVRTECPCLERDERCNADDCEDGKRYVPIELIDVAGLVPGAHEGKGLGNQFLDELTNADVIVNVIDASGGTNEKGEPVDIGEHDPLEDIDFVEEEMDLWLAGIVDRNWESVERKSRSPDFDIDDVLADMLSGFGASPRQIAIVLRELDYPADPIQWEDSHREELARLVRERTKPIVVAANKIDVAPEENVETLLELDKPVIPTTAEGELALRRAADNGLVDYDPGDDALEIGDGVNDAQRDALEELRETMTNWDGTGVQGALNYAVYDLLEHITAYPVEDAAKWSDGSGNILPDAFLLPDGSTPVDLAYAVHSDIGDGYLHAVNAKSNREVSEEYELEEGDVIKIVSTN